The genomic interval ATAAATTGAAATGCATTTACTGATCTGTCCAAAAATGTATCAATGTAACTGCTCTTATTAGCCTCAGTGAACAGATTGTATACCTTCCAGAGGTTTATACTTCCATCATCATTCCTGCAGAAACTTTTATCTCTATAATAGTCCCTGCAAATGGCACTGATTTGGGTGTCACCAAAGGAAAGAAAAGGCACATTAGCTTTCATGTTTGGAGGTAGATACTGATATAGTTTACACCTGCCAATTAGTTGTACAAATTGCTGCTCTGAAATATTACAATTGGTGAGTGTCTTCATGCTTTTGATATGATGATCTATATTGTAGCTATTGAACAAACAGTATATAGCATTTCTTAACTCTTCAATGCTTCTGACTTTTAAATCAGCCTTGTAGCCATCTGACCATACACAGAGATTAGTGCAGACTTTGTTTTGAAACCCAATAAAAACCTTAAACACTTCTCCTGTTCCTTTCTTCAAGGATAAATTGTCCAGGTTATAAGATTTCACCCCTCCAATTGTTAAGGATACTTGGTTACCTCCAATGGCTTCAGTTACTGAGGGAATTTCAATAACAAAAGCCATCCTCTCATAATGCAATGTCTTTTCATGATCTAACAGGTCTCTGGATAGCTTATTCTTTGCAGATGGCACTCTTCCTTGTATTGGGTGAGAAAGTCTTATGTTGGGGCTTAAAATGTGCTGTAAGGGGAATACATCATTAGCTACACTCATGACAGTTTCAATAAAGTCAGAATGAGATATTACAGGCTCATTATCCTTGAATACAGGGATAATATGTTCAGCCTTGATCTCTTGTAAGCTGGATTGTAAAGTATTTGCTTCTATAAATGGCCTTGCTGTAGAAGTTATTTCCTCAAAGGGAATGTATGATCTCTTTATTGGCATAAGCACCAATGTTGTTGTATTCATGATGTAAAAACTTTTAGCAAAACAAAAGGCCAATCCTTTTATAGATCAGCCTTTCATTTAATTTGATGAATGATTTAATTACAATTGGTGATGATAATATCAAGGTTCATATTCATATTTATGGGCTATTGTGACAACTTCTCCTGTTCCTGGAATTGTATATTCAAAAGGAGGGCATTGCTTCTTGACGATGGAACCAGCAATCTGTCTGCCTAACATTAACTTAGCTGTTGCTTCATCAACTCTTGTGGGAATGCTACACTTCTTCACATCGACATAAAGTTTACCAGATTTTCCAGTGAGAACTTCCATATCCCCTATTAAATCAAAGCATATATATGTCTTTCCCTCACTACTCTGATTAATAAAATAACTTTTAACTGTTACCATATTTTGTTTTCAATTAGGTTTAAGATTTATGTATTGATAAAGCAGGGGGGTATACCCTGACCTTGAAATAGAGGAGAGGCTGGAAGAGATGGGGTACTCATTTAATGAATACATTTATGCCATCTTATTACTTAGCAGGCAAGATTTGGGGTTGAAATTTTTTAGAAATATTTGTAGACTAACAACCATGTATAAATATTTATGTATATTAGTTTCTATAATTCCCTAGTAATGACCTTGAAAGAGTTACTCTTAAACCATCCAAATGAGCATATAAGCTATATCCAGTATCTACAAATAGATGAATGGCTCATTAAGAGAGATGAAATTATCAAAAGAGATAGCTGCCATTGCACAAAATGTAATAGGGAAGCAACAAATGATAATATTGATCCTGTTACCAAGAAATCTGAACATTTCTGGATCGAAGAGGATGGGTTTGAATTAACAGACGATAAGATAATGGTGCCTCATTTTAAAATGGTTTATTCAGATAAACACTACCATCTTGAAGTACACCACACCAGATATATTCTGAATAGATTGCCCTGGGATTACGATAATGACGATCTAATTACTCTCTGTAATCACTGTCATACTGAATTTCATCAGAATAATAAGGTGCCAGTTTATAGTGAGAATGGATTAAAAGACCTTGAATATAAAATGTGTGATAAATGTAATGGAATAGGGTATATTTCTCAATACTTGCACATCCAAGAAGGAATTTGTTTTCAATGTGGAGGAGAAAAATACGAAAGCGCATTAATAAATCGTCATATTTAATTTATACACCATAATAATGGAAATAATATGAAACCATTAATCTTAGAATTTGTAGAATTTTCCAAGGAAGACGAACTTGATTACTCTAGCATTGAGTATTCTGATGACCAAAATTTAAATGTGTTGAAAGGAACTCAGTCCCCTGCGATACTATTAGCAGCATATGATTCTACTAATATAACTAGAACAGATAATGAAACAACTGAAATTCATCAAGACTTGAGGAATGCACTTGATACAATGACTCGCACATTTAATCACAATGAGGTTAGCGATCCAGACAATAGTTCAAAGTTGTCAATTCTATTAGATACTACAACTGGTACGAAAACTTACAATGAGGTCTCTGATGATGATAGAAGTCGTTTATATAACTTATTAGATACAGCGACAAGCACAGCGAATCAGAATCCTGATCTTGAAGTAACAGATACTGACAAAGATTACTAATGATACTAATTGTAACCCATAAATCTGATTTTACAGTAGATTATGTAATAAGGAAGCTTAATGACAAGAGTATTCCTTACTATAGATTTAATTGCGAAGATGTATTGAAACGCAGTTTCGGAGTACAAATAGATCAACAATTTAAGTATCACATAAATGGAATCTCAGATTTTTCGTCTGTATGGTTTAGAAGAACCAAATTACCAGATTTTAATCAGCAACCTGATGGTATTAAAAGATATCTCCAGGATGAAGTAGATTCTCTGTTTAGTAATTTATTCAATACTATCCCCGCAAAATGGCTTAGTAATCCAACAAATATTTATCGAGCAGAGAATAAACTGGTGCAATTAAAAGAGGCATCTAAATTAGGTATGAATATACCTGAGACTATTGTAACCAATCAAAAGGACGAGATAAAAAAATTTTATTACGAGAATGAAAAAAATATAATAATAAAGCCAATATATAGTAATAGAATATTTTTAGACAATAAGTTTGGCCTGATATATACAAATAAGCTTGGTGAAAAACACATTAATGATTTAGATGATTTTTTGTTAAGCCCTAATATTATTCAAAGGCTGATTGATAAGCAGTATGAACTAAGAGTAACAATAGTGGATAAATCTGTATTTGCTGCTGCTGTTGACTCACAATCACAGAAGGAAACAGAAATTGACTGGAGAAAGAGTAGACTGAAATTCACTGCTTATAAATTACCTGAGTATATTGAAAAACAATGTATTGAATTAGTTAACAGTTTGGGTATTTCTTTTGGGGCGATAGATATGATTCGATCAAAGGATGGTAGCTATTACTTTTTAGAGGTCAACCCTAATGGACAATGGGCATGGATTGAAAACGACACAGGCTTAAATATATCTGACGCTATCATAAAGTATCTTAATAACAAATGAAAATCATAAAAAAGGTTAAACACTATCTCTATTATTTTGGTCTTAAGAAAAATTGGACTGATGAGAATAATCAAGGTTTTAATTATACCAAAGTTGATGATGACACGACAAAAGAGCACCTTCGTTATCTAAAAGAATTGATACAAACAGAAAACGAAAGACAAAATTCCATAGAAAGTAAGACCTCTCAATTGGTAGGGCAATGTGGCCTAATCTTCTCACTGTTAGGCTTATTTGTGCCAGTGTATTTCGATAAATTTATTGACTTTTCCCTGGCTATAAAAATTGTCCTGCTTCTTCCTTTTCTTAGTTCATTTCTATTCTACATTCTTGCTATTATCAAAGCCATCGAAAATTATAACATAACAAAATATAGATATATATCAGGAAGCGTACAAACAGTGATAAATAGAAAAACAAAAGACGACTTTATCAATTCTGAGATCAATGACCTACTCCTAGCAATAAAAATCAATACGCAACTTAATAATAAAAAAGGCACCAATTTGTTACATGCTTTTCGCTCATTTAGATTTGCGAATGTATGTATTGCCATATTAGGCTTATTCATTGGTTCGCTTATGCTTTTCTATAGAAAACCTCCAGATGACAACAAGCTTATCAATAGAAAGATTGAAAAGATGGAGTCAAGACTAAATTTGTTAGATACCAATATTATAATTGTGAGAAAGCAAATTCTAAATATCAATAACCAACAGCAAGATACGTCTAAGAAAATGAAAAGGGATTGATCGGCAATTTTGGTTAGTCTGTATTAGATGAAATTGTAAAAAATTTCCTGATATTTTGATCTAAATATTAACTAATCACTTTGGGGATCAATTTCAAATTCTTCAATTGAAAACTTGGATATCTTTATCAGCTTCTGCCTTATTTCTGCTTGAATCAGCTTTCTTGTGTGAGATCTTTGACCAGGCTTTTGTTCTACTTGGCTCCCATCCAAGTTTCTGAAGTCTACATCCAATTCAAAATGACAAATATTTGAAATTAAAGGGTCATGTTTGGCAGTTACAACAAAACGATAAGCATGTTCGCCATCCAGGTTAGGATATGGATAGGTATCAGAATACTGTATATCTCTTATTTTGAAAAGGAAGTACCCCCTATCGTGATTATAGGTAAATTCAGCATCTTGAGGAGTATATCCATCCTCTCCTTCATTCCATTTTTGATAAAACTTGTGCTTGTCTTCGCAAATAAATTCAATAAAAATATCGTCTACATCTGAATCTGGAATCTTATTCACAGAATATGTAAAAATTTCTTTATCGTTAATTGCTTCTGCAGCTAAATTTCCTTCAGAATCCTTTAATTCTGAATTAGGAGGTACCCATCTACAAAGCAGTTCTTCTTCATTGGGTTGTGGAATATATTTATGATTTGATCTAGGTACCAATCTAGATGGATAGGGCATTGTATTCTAATTCTTTTGTTTTTTTATCTATTGAATTCGTTCTCGTGGATGATTGCATCGTTAATTCCATTATTTTTTGTTTTAACAAAGCAAAAACATTCTTGGTTTCTCCAAATTGTTTTAGAACGACTTCATCGTTATGATATGTTGTTAAAACAGCTTCAACAAAATCATCTTCGGAATCTTTAGTATAAAAAACTTCAAGATGAGTTTCTATAAGTGGAACATTGTAAAATCTAAAGTAAATGCTGTGATCGTTAGTTAAGTTAACAATAATATTGCTTGGGCGTAGTGTCGATATAAAAGATAATGCGTTGTTGAAATAACTCCTAGCCTCTACTTCATAGCCTTCTATTAAGTGTTTCTTACGCAATAGATCAAGTTCAAACTTGTCCAATACATTGAAAAGCATTTTCGCCTCGATTGATGTTCTGAGAATCTCGCGAGAGGATGGTATAGGCCAATAATTAGGCAAATAAGTATGAGGCCCCCAGAGACCAACTGTACAGTCAATATCTCTATAATAAATTTTCCGACAATTAAATCTCATAGTAGTCGTACAAAGCGTAGAATGGGGCAGTAATACATAAGCATCATTAGACATAGTGTTTGGATTTAATATTGCACACTATTTAAATAATTGATTAATAAATTCATTTGCGACAGTTGTGAAATCTTCATATGATTTCAAAATGTCAAAATCTATCTCTGAGAAAGACTTATCGTTAAATTCAGTGTGAAAATTCAGAACAACTAAGCCAGAAGAAGATGTCTCTCCTCGTACTAATTTAACATAACAAGTTGTCAAACTGTTGACAGAAAATGTTAAATCTATCATATTTATTCTGCTATCTCTGAATTTGGTAGCACTTTCGTTGGATAACAAATCATCAAACTTATAATCACTTATTTCAATATCAAAATTGATACCTATTCCTGTTGCTTTTATGAATGGTAGAGCTTTGCAGTATTTTGAAGCTAGGTCAAAAGCTTTGATATCTTCTCCTACAATTCCTAACCTCGTATTTTCTACTTGAATTGACGTTCCATCTTTTAGCACTACTCGACTATAAGAAGGGGTATAAACACTATTATTTCTATCTAATTCATCAATATCCTTAATCATTTCTGCCTTTAAAAGGAAATAATCAGAAACAAGAGATGGATTATGGGAATTGGCTAAAACGACGATTGAGCGTTTGCTAGTATAAGATTCCACTTACAGTAGAAATTTTAGAAAATTAAGGATGCAAAGTTATTGAATTGAGATCAAATCTAATCAATTAATTGAGATTTCCAAATAAATGTATTAGTAAGAGAATGAATATATGGGGATCTACTTAATTTACACCCATACTTTCCTTTATTAAAAGTACCTAATACCACTGCTATTGCCATTCAGTATTTTCTTGGCTCTTAAAGCTACTTATTTTATCAAATGAGTAAAGGAAGATTATCTCAGCTGTTTTGAGATAATCTTCCTGAAACTCTATGCTGTCAATATCTGGATCGCAACTTTCTCTTTAAGTGCATAAACATAGACACCACCAGATTTAATTCTTGGGAACTCGTACTTCTTCATATACTTTCCAATCTTTTGTGTAAGGCTGTCATTCACCTGCAAGTTGGACTTTCCTGATAAAAACTGTGCAATCTCTGTAGCTGTCCACTTATGCTGAGGTGTTTCCTCTTCAATTTTTACAGGAACAAGCCACTTAAGAATAAGCTCCTCTATATAGCTTATAGCCTGGAACTGTTCGTTGCTTTCTGCTACTTCCTCAATCTCTTCTGCATTAAAGAAATGTGGAAATCCACTGTTCAGTAAATGCTTAGCTTGAGCATACACCATATCCATATTAATACTGTGGTTGAACTGAATTTCTGAAACATCAAAACAAAGAAATCTTCTATTCCCTGTTGTATCATTTAAAAATTGCTTATTATTCACTGATCCCATAAAGGAAGCTCTTCTTGGCATACTTTCATCAAAATGTGCATATGCTCTTCTAACCTTAATCTCAGGAGCTGTAATAATTTCCTTTAGCTTCTCTGTGTTTGAGGATGTCAAATTATCCATCTCATCTAAATTAATGAGGAAACACTCCGCCATCCTGATTTTTGTATCCTTGTTATTTAGGTTTGGAATACCTGAATAGAAGTATCTTTTAAGAGGATCAGGAACTAACTTGTACATCCAACTTGTTTTTCCAATTCCTTGTTTTCCAGCGAAAACTATTGCAGTATGATTTACTTGTTTATCATCAGTGGCACATGCAACTACAGCTACAATCCATTTTTTGAACCATTCTTGCCATTTCACATCATTGTTGGTTTTTACTGTTTCTGCCAATTGCTTAATATAGTCTGTTCTACCATCCCAGACTGGCAAGTTATTAAAGTAACTAGTAAATGGATTGTAAACAGGGGCAAAGTCAGAATAGATAATGGATTTTAAAGCATCCTTCGATATTCTGATTTTCCTCTTCATTAGCTCTCTGATAATAGAATTAAACTTCAAATCATCTAATAGTGAAAAGGGCACTTCTTCTTTCTTCTTAAATTCTAATCTTCCCAAAACTTGGTTTATTCTGAAATCATAATTATTGCCCAAATATCTTTCAACTAAATCAATTGATGAAGGGCTATCATCCTCAACAGCCATTTGACTGACTGCATCCATCAGAAAATCTTTGTAATCTGATTCTTGAAGGTTACCCTCGTTACCCTCTGAAGCAATAGGGGTAAGGTGGGTAAGGTTTGTCTCTGTAACTACCTGTGGATTCTGCATCTCTGCCATTTTTTTTGTTTTTTGTTATTGTTTTTTTTTAACAATACAAAAGTGCAAATTATGTTAAGGTCCTTTGATCCTGAACAAGTCCTGTCAGGACTAATCAGACTACAGAATCCAATATGGTGAAGGGTTTTATTTTTTATCTTTAAATTTACTAGTGTCTATTCTATCGTCTTTTAAGGCTCTTTTATCCTCTTTACTGGGAGTTAAAAGTGTGTCGATAGATGAAGCACTAAGAGGTTGCCCATCCTTCTCAATAAAATTATTTAACAGGAAATTCTTTACTTGATCTTTGGTGGCTTTTATTAGTGGTTCACCACCATTCTCTACATTGGAATAAAGGTCATAAAATAATGTAATCAATACCTTTGACTTACCCATCCATTGAAGTTTGTAGGAAGTCTGTTGAGCAGAAGAGAGATTTATATGCTGTTGTTGTGTGGCATCATCGTGAACAGCATATTTTTCTGTCAGTTCATTTTTAAGGGATTTCAATGAGCCTGCTACAAAAGTGTATTTGCTTATATGTTCCAATTCATCAGCATACAGTATAAGTGTATTCAAGGTCTTGTATAATGTCTTGAGATATAGTACTTGTTTTTTCTCATCGTCTATTTCTAGCAATCTATTATCTATTCTATCCAATGAATTAAAAAGCTCCTCATTAATCTTGCCTTCCAGGTAGGTGGTAAAAGTTATTGTTACATTTTCAATAACCAGATCGTCCTCATTACTGCCATGTACTTCAGCATATTCAATAGTCCCATTCGCATAATCTCTATTTGTAACCTTTCCATATTCTGTAGTAGTATGAAAGCTAAGTCTTTCCTTAGTTATTTTATTTCTTAAAATTAAATCCTTGAAATATTGCAATGGGTGCTGTTCCATAAAATAAAATAGGTGCAGGATTGTTTATTTACCTGCACCTAAAGTAATAAAAGTTTGATTTGCATTACAATTTGCAAAACAAACAAAATATTGCCAGTACCATAGTACCTATTAGCATAATAACCATTGGATTATCTCTCAAGTCTACTCTATGATAAGGCAAAACCTTATCTGCTGTTATACTTCCCAATATCCAACTTATAGCCAATAGTATTATAGCACTGAAAATCAGACTAATACTATTCATTTTATTAATTAAGTAATTGAAAATGAGCAATAAGAACTAATTGCCCTGTTTATTGATGGTTGGCAGGACTACAGCAGGTCTTGTAACACTTACATAATTCCTGATGGTTGTATCTACTGTAGAATGGCCCATTAAATAAGCCACATCTGTTAAAACCATCCCTTGTTGTACAGCCCTTGTACCAAAAGAATGCCTTGCAGCATATAAATCCCTGTCTGCAATACCAAGAGCAAGCATAACTGGCTTAATAACCCTCTTTTTTAGCATTCTGTCATCAATTGATAGCCCTTTGGGGGAAAGGAATACTAAACTATCAGGTTCTCTGTCATGTAAAAGAGGAGTTAGTAGTGCTAAAAGTTCCTCTGTTAATGGGAGGTATCTTATATTACCTGTTTTGGTGCCTTTACTTATTCTGGCAGCATGGTGGGTACCTTTGGTAGTTCTGGCTAAAGTGTCTGAGATCTCTATCTGTCCAGCCTCAAAATCTATATGCTTTACCTTTAGGCCTATAGCTTCAGCATTTCTGACACCAGTAAGGAAGATGAATTTTAAAAAGGGATAGTAAAGGGAATGCCTATATGGAGAGAACTTATGACAATAGGTATCTTTTCTGATTGCTTCCAGAAAATTATTGATCTCCTCCTCAGTTAGTGGCTCCCTTCTCTTATTCTTGCTTTTCCTCTTTTCTCTTCTTTTGGTAACATGCAATAGAGGATTTATTGTAATTACCCCTGTATCCTGTAACCAGGAGAAAAAACTACTCAGGAAATTCAGTCTTCTGTTATAAGTTATTACAGACCACTTCTCCCCTATCATTTTAGCAGCTATATCCTCCAATGGAACATTCACATACCTTCCCAACATCCTACTGACACCTAAATAATCAACTGACAGGTCAATATTGATATTTCTGATATTCTTAGTCCAGTCATTGAACTTGCTAACTAATTGATCCAGGTAAATTACTGTAGATTCTGGGATTTCTATTTGTAGAGGAGTGGAAATAACTGGTTTTACAGGCTCTGGCTTATATTTCACTAAAGTGGTATCAAAGCACCCCTTCATAATGTCCAGCTTAATTTCAGCTACCTTAAGTGTAGCATGGTGCATATTCTCTGGTAAATAGGAATAAGGCATATTTAATGTACACCTGATTCCTTCATGCCTCCATCTGAGCCTTATTCTACCTCTATGATTACCTATTGAGATTTCTCCCTTGAGAGGCTTCTTATTGTACCCCATTATGTACCCCAAATTGAAGTTATAGGGTCACTTTTGGGGCATTTTCTAATTTCAGAGGATTGGACTTAATAAAACTACCCTTTGTATCATTTTAGCTAAACCTATGTCCATTCGACATTTCAGGGCACAAAAAAAGGCAGCATTTCTGCTGCCTTTCTGCTTTTTGGGTGATCGAAGGGTTTCGAACCCTCGACCCTCAGAACCACAATCTGATGCTCTAACCAACTGAGCTACGACCACCGTTTGTTTTGATTGGGATGCAAAGATAACAAAATGCGTTTTAAATTTCCAAATTTTTTCGCCTTTCTTTGCTTACTTTTTTTAATCATCGCTTTATGTCATTATATATCATCCCTTTTTTAGGAGCACTTACAGGTTGGCTGACCAACAAAATAACTATCCTTTTCGCGCTCCGCTCCTTGTCCCGGCGTCAGCAACAACTGGCAGATCAAACAGGTGAATTTGTAGCTACAAAACTCTTCTCTTTTGACGAGGTCCGGCAGCAACTTGCCGACCCGGAAAAAATCAAAAGTATGATCCCGGTAGTGGAAGTGCATATGGATACTTTCCTTCGGGAAAAACTGCCGGAAGCGATGCCTGTTTTCAAAATGTTTATTGGCGACAGCACCATCCAGCAGGTAAAGACGGTACTGGTTGCAGAACTGGATAATATGTTCCCTGAAATCATCGATCAATACCTCCGGCAAACAGAAAAAGAACTGGATGTCCGCGCTATCGTCAGCCGGAAGATCAGCGCCCTTTCAGTCGATCAGCTGAAAAAGCTGATCACAGTTTCACTGCGCCGCGAACTGCGTTTAGCAGAAATGGGCGGAGCAGCCATCGGTTTTTTCATCGGATTACTACAGCTGTGGATTGCCCTACACCACAATAACTGACCATTCATCACAAATGGCAATACTTTACATATGAGATAGATATTTTTGTCCTGGTCTCAACAATTAGGTCTCTTTAATATCCATCATGCATGCTTAAACGTCTACTCCTGGCAGCGTTTATGTGCTATGGCAGTATTGCTATGGCTCAAACCGGTAATAGTTCCGCTAAATTCGTCGGCAAAGCTCTGGACGCCGTTACCGGCAAACCCGTGGAATATGCGTCTGTCGTATTACTTAATTCGCAGGATTCTTCCGTAGTGACAGGTATGTACACGCAAGCCGATGGCGATTTCTCCTTCAATACCGTTTCCGCAGGTACCTATGTGCTCCGCATCACCTTCATGGGTTATGATAAGCTCGTAAAAGCCGTGAAGATCATTCCGAACAAACCGGTGCAGTTTGCGGGTACACTCCGTCTGCAACCCGCCGGTAAAACGCTGGCCACCGTGGAGATCAAGTCGGAGAAACCAGCCTTTTCCATGCAGATAGACCGCCAGGTATTTGACGCCGGCAGTATTGTTACCGCGGAAGGCGGTTCCGGTACAGATGTCATGAAAAACATCCCGAGCGTAGACGTGGATATTGACGATAATATCACCCTCCGGGGTAAAAGCGTGACCATTTATGTAGACGGCAAGCCCTCCCCTTTCGGAGACGCTAAAACCGCCCTCCAGATGATCCCGGCTTCTACAATTGATCGTGTAGAGGTGATCAATAACCCCTCCGCCAAGTTCGAGGCCCAGGGCGGTGGCGGTATTATCAATATCGTACTGAAAAAAGATAAGGCGATCGGATATAATGTGATGCTCAATGCCGGTGTAGCCACCCGCGGACAGCTCAACGGGAATGTCAACGCCAGCCTCCGCATCCGGAAATTTAACTTCTTCACCAATTATAATGGCTGGTACGGTAGCCAGACAGGCTATGGTTACAGCAACCGTCAGAATCTCGTAACTGATACCGCCGGTACCGCCTTCTTTACCCAGGACAGCCGGAACAAGAACAGCAATTCCGGCAATGGCGGCCGTATCGGGCTTGACTATTATTTGAACGATTATAATACCATCACTATTTCTGAGGGATTAAACCTCAATAAGGGCAATAGTACGGACGATATCATGCTGGACTACCTGGACGCCCACAGAAAGGCGCTCCAGACCGGCGAACGGCATAACAGCAGCGATTACCGTAATCCGAATAACAATACCAGCCTGAACTTCCGCCATACCACCGACAAACAGAACGAGGAATGGACCGCCTATATCAGTTATAGCAACAATAAAGGCCGGAACAACAGTAACTATAGCACCCAGTATCAAAATGCGGATGGTACGCCCGGAAATGCCCAGTTACAACGAAATTTAGGTATCTCCCAGAACAAGTTCTGGAATATCCAGACGGATTATACCACGCCGGTAGGTAAGAAAGGAAAGTTCGAAACCGGGGCGAAGGTGACCCTGCAGAGCAACGACAATGATTATGACGCCCGCCTGTTCAACTTCAGCACCCAGCAATATGAGAAAAGCCTTGACCTCTCCAACACCTACTATTACAAGCAGGACGTTTACGGGGGATATATGAACTTTTCCAATGCTATCGGCAACCTCGGGTACCAGGTAGGCGCCAGGATTGAGCAGGCCGACCTGCGGGGCTTCTCCTATACCAAAGATACCTCGGTGAATAACCGTTTCCTGAATGTATTTCCCAGCGTATTCCTGAAGTATAACCTGCCGCACAATGAGAACCAGAGCCTGATATTCAACTATTCCACGAGAATAGACAGGCCCGGCTTTGACCAGCTGCTGCCATATATCAACAACTCTGATCCGCAGAATATCCGGGCAGGGAACCCGGATCTGAAGCCGTCCCTGACCCATAAATTCGAGGCGAATTATTCCAGGTATTTCCCCGGGTCCAAAGACTACCTGAATACAGGCGTATATTATTCCCAGGCAAACGACGATATAGACCGTATCAGCATCCTGGACACCGCTACCGGTGTTACCACTACCCGGCCCATGAACCTGGCTACCGATAAGGACTGGGGCGCTAATTTCACCTATAACCTGCATATCATCAAGGGTTGGAATGTGACTACCAACCTGAATATGGAGTATAGCAAACTGACCGGTCCGAGTATTAACAATGAGTATGTTACCTATGGGGTGACTGTCAATTCCAATGTACGCCTGCCGGCAAAGATCAACCTGCAGGTAAACGGGCATTACCGCTCACCCAGGGTACAGCCGCAGGGTACTTTTAAGGCCATGAATGGG from Chitinophaga filiformis carries:
- a CDS encoding DUF3871 family protein, whose product is MNTTTLVLMPIKRSYIPFEEITSTARPFIEANTLQSSLQEIKAEHIIPVFKDNEPVISHSDFIETVMSVANDVFPLQHILSPNIRLSHPIQGRVPSAKNKLSRDLLDHEKTLHYERMAFVIEIPSVTEAIGGNQVSLTIGGVKSYNLDNLSLKKGTGEVFKVFIGFQNKVCTNLCVWSDGYKADLKVRSIEELRNAIYCLFNSYNIDHHIKSMKTLTNCNISEQQFVQLIGRCKLYQYLPPNMKANVPFLSFGDTQISAICRDYYRDKSFCRNDDGSINLWKVYNLFTEANKSSYIDTFLDRSVNAFQFIEGIKNAVRHNQANWFLQ
- a CDS encoding VapE domain-containing protein, which codes for MAEMQNPQVVTETNLTHLTPIASEGNEGNLQESDYKDFLMDAVSQMAVEDDSPSSIDLVERYLGNNYDFRINQVLGRLEFKKKEEVPFSLLDDLKFNSIIRELMKRKIRISKDALKSIIYSDFAPVYNPFTSYFNNLPVWDGRTDYIKQLAETVKTNNDVKWQEWFKKWIVAVVACATDDKQVNHTAIVFAGKQGIGKTSWMYKLVPDPLKRYFYSGIPNLNNKDTKIRMAECFLINLDEMDNLTSSNTEKLKEIITAPEIKVRRAYAHFDESMPRRASFMGSVNNKQFLNDTTGNRRFLCFDVSEIQFNHSINMDMVYAQAKHLLNSGFPHFFNAEEIEEVAESNEQFQAISYIEELILKWLVPVKIEEETPQHKWTATEIAQFLSGKSNLQVNDSLTQKIGKYMKKYEFPRIKSGGVYVYALKEKVAIQILTA
- a CDS encoding site-specific integrase; this encodes MGYNKKPLKGEISIGNHRGRIRLRWRHEGIRCTLNMPYSYLPENMHHATLKVAEIKLDIMKGCFDTTLVKYKPEPVKPVISTPLQIEIPESTVIYLDQLVSKFNDWTKNIRNINIDLSVDYLGVSRMLGRYVNVPLEDIAAKMIGEKWSVITYNRRLNFLSSFFSWLQDTGVITINPLLHVTKRREKRKSKNKRREPLTEEEINNFLEAIRKDTYCHKFSPYRHSLYYPFLKFIFLTGVRNAEAIGLKVKHIDFEAGQIEISDTLARTTKGTHHAARISKGTKTGNIRYLPLTEELLALLTPLLHDREPDSLVFLSPKGLSIDDRMLKKRVIKPVMLALGIADRDLYAARHSFGTRAVQQGMVLTDVAYLMGHSTVDTTIRNYVSVTRPAVVLPTINKQGN
- a CDS encoding DUF445 domain-containing protein encodes the protein MSLYIIPFLGALTGWLTNKITILFALRSLSRRQQQLADQTGEFVATKLFSFDEVRQQLADPEKIKSMIPVVEVHMDTFLREKLPEAMPVFKMFIGDSTIQQVKTVLVAELDNMFPEIIDQYLRQTEKELDVRAIVSRKISALSVDQLKKLITVSLRRELRLAEMGGAAIGFFIGLLQLWIALHHNN
- a CDS encoding TonB-dependent receptor family protein produces the protein MLKRLLLAAFMCYGSIAMAQTGNSSAKFVGKALDAVTGKPVEYASVVLLNSQDSSVVTGMYTQADGDFSFNTVSAGTYVLRITFMGYDKLVKAVKIIPNKPVQFAGTLRLQPAGKTLATVEIKSEKPAFSMQIDRQVFDAGSIVTAEGGSGTDVMKNIPSVDVDIDDNITLRGKSVTIYVDGKPSPFGDAKTALQMIPASTIDRVEVINNPSAKFEAQGGGGIINIVLKKDKAIGYNVMLNAGVATRGQLNGNVNASLRIRKFNFFTNYNGWYGSQTGYGYSNRQNLVTDTAGTAFFTQDSRNKNSNSGNGGRIGLDYYLNDYNTITISEGLNLNKGNSTDDIMLDYLDAHRKALQTGERHNSSDYRNPNNNTSLNFRHTTDKQNEEWTAYISYSNNKGRNNSNYSTQYQNADGTPGNAQLQRNLGISQNKFWNIQTDYTTPVGKKGKFETGAKVTLQSNDNDYDARLFNFSTQQYEKSLDLSNTYYYKQDVYGGYMNFSNAIGNLGYQVGARIEQADLRGFSYTKDTSVNNRFLNVFPSVFLKYNLPHNENQSLIFNYSTRIDRPGFDQLLPYINNSDPQNIRAGNPDLKPSLTHKFEANYSRYFPGSKDYLNTGVYYSQANDDIDRISILDTATGVTTTRPMNLATDKDWGANFTYNLHIIKGWNVTTNLNMEYSKLTGPSINNEYVTYGVTVNSNVRLPAKINLQVNGHYRSPRVQPQGTFKAMNGIDLGIRKEMLKNNALAIALNISDVLNTQDYSSHYETAAFIQDYTRKRTTRFLRLNIRYRFGKMDPDMFKKKKKQEVPEEDVYDKEKDKDKKPADSTL